From one Catellatospora sp. IY07-71 genomic stretch:
- a CDS encoding PadR family transcriptional regulator — MTLQTQLVLKAFTSDPTQQRYGLEICDLVGLASGTVYPILARLEQAGWLESGWEDSASVTDGRPRRRFYSLSADGAEQARDALARSHRSGRPRRAGWSADSQLDPGAVQS; from the coding sequence ATGACATTGCAAACCCAGCTCGTTCTGAAGGCGTTCACATCGGACCCGACCCAGCAGCGGTATGGGCTGGAGATCTGCGATCTGGTGGGCCTGGCCTCCGGCACCGTCTACCCGATCCTCGCCCGGCTGGAGCAGGCCGGCTGGCTCGAGAGCGGCTGGGAGGACAGCGCGTCGGTCACCGACGGCCGTCCCCGCCGCAGGTTCTACTCCCTTTCCGCCGACGGCGCCGAGCAGGCCCGCGATGCGCTGGCCCGCTCGCATCGGTCCGGACGACCGCGGCGAGCGGGCTGGAGCGCCGACAGCCAACTCGATCCCGGAGCGGTGCAATCATGA
- a CDS encoding HD domain-containing protein: protein MAAAIEARYPSADGAAIRAAYETAARWHAGQLRRSGDPYVTHPVEVAAIVADLGLSRVAVCAAILHDLVEDTPYTFAQMRAEFGDDVTALVEALPTSIELHRAALDANAIDVGSPGADVLVIKVADRLHNMRTLQYSSIARQIRASRHTLETVAPIAQRLGLLGVRRELEDISLAYLRPSAVTDRPTLATLRLLELTTLLLPRSARNRWREEWAAEVGALPTRRARVLFTLQTLSGVPRLAWVLSEARRAVVPAWVDGLAQIARALGVGGAIVAVIAMDTAFAWIAGGIVLVSLALLSALLFVRSDGPARRLADLIRAWRRR, encoded by the coding sequence TTGGCCGCGGCGATCGAGGCCCGGTACCCGAGCGCCGACGGAGCGGCCATACGTGCGGCGTACGAAACGGCCGCTCGTTGGCATGCCGGACAGCTGCGTCGCAGCGGCGACCCGTATGTGACACATCCGGTGGAGGTGGCGGCGATCGTCGCCGACCTCGGTCTGAGCCGTGTCGCGGTGTGCGCCGCCATCCTGCATGACCTAGTCGAGGACACGCCCTACACGTTTGCCCAGATGCGAGCGGAGTTCGGCGACGACGTGACCGCGCTGGTCGAGGCGCTGCCGACGAGCATCGAGCTGCACAGGGCGGCTCTCGACGCGAATGCGATCGACGTCGGCTCGCCGGGCGCCGACGTGCTGGTGATCAAGGTAGCCGATCGGCTGCACAATATGCGCACCCTGCAGTATTCAAGCATCGCCCGGCAGATACGGGCGTCCCGCCACACGCTGGAGACCGTCGCGCCGATCGCACAGCGCCTCGGGTTGCTCGGAGTGCGGCGGGAGCTCGAGGACATCTCGCTGGCCTATCTGCGTCCCTCGGCCGTCACCGACCGGCCTACCCTGGCGACGCTGCGGCTGCTGGAGCTGACCACCTTGCTCCTGCCGAGAAGTGCGCGTAACCGCTGGCGGGAGGAGTGGGCTGCCGAGGTCGGCGCGCTGCCGACCCGGCGGGCCAGAGTCCTGTTCACGTTGCAGACCCTCTCCGGCGTGCCGAGGCTGGCCTGGGTACTCTCCGAAGCCCGCCGGGCGGTCGTGCCGGCGTGGGTCGACGGCCTGGCTCAGATCGCCCGGGCGCTCGGTGTCGGCGGTGCCATCGTGGCCGTGATCGCCATGGATACCGCCTTCGCCTGGATAGCGGGCGGGATCGTGCTGGTGTCGTTGGCGCTGTTGAGCGCGTTGCTGTTCGTTCGCAGTGACGGTCCCGCTCGCAGGCTTGCCGACCTGATCCGCGCGTGGCGGCGCCGCTGA
- a CDS encoding fused response regulator/phosphatase, which produces MNAPEAAAVLLVDDSAPKRYLIKNWLTRAGFIVTEAESGHDALDHTGRQHFDMIVLDVKLPDMSGLDVCRRIKSDPHTATIPVIHVSAHAVDAPDRTLGLVGGADGYLVEPIDPQELVATVHAVLRYYRARRAAEQLADGLAQLADTTLAVTMARDFAELLGHAATGAARLFGGVAAVAVSSPDAGWTCALAAGAGHVTLTPWEQPGEEVPIGTRLVTGDAARWQLPPGWPPGTATVATARPRADRPPLYVFTTASDDDHHVQLLTQLTSALAAAAEAQRAQYQDHQIAITLQRSLLPRRLPTVEGVQFAVRYEPASQEAEIGGDFYELAALGDTLLIAIGDVVGHSLHAATVMAEIRHALRAYAVEGHGPGEIVRRVDDLMVRLLPGEMATLCVLLFDPRTGRARLANAGHLPPLLIQDGQVSEVWQRAPLLGIGHPRPADLEFTVAEGGTLLLYTDGLVERRDITIRDGIADLTAIAGAVDADLDLYCDRLLKRLTSPPNADDVAVVAVRRL; this is translated from the coding sequence GTGAACGCGCCGGAGGCGGCGGCCGTCCTGCTGGTCGACGACAGCGCCCCCAAGCGCTACCTGATCAAGAACTGGCTCACCCGCGCGGGCTTCATCGTGACCGAGGCGGAGAGCGGCCACGACGCCCTGGACCACACCGGGCGGCAGCACTTCGACATGATCGTGCTCGACGTCAAGCTGCCCGACATGAGCGGCCTGGACGTGTGCCGCCGGATCAAGTCGGACCCGCACACCGCAACCATCCCGGTGATCCACGTGTCGGCGCACGCGGTCGACGCGCCAGACCGCACGCTCGGGCTGGTCGGCGGGGCCGACGGCTACCTGGTGGAGCCGATCGATCCGCAGGAGCTGGTGGCCACGGTGCACGCGGTGCTGCGCTACTACCGCGCGCGCCGGGCGGCCGAGCAGCTCGCCGACGGCCTGGCCCAGCTCGCCGACACGACCCTCGCGGTCACCATGGCCCGGGACTTCGCCGAACTGCTCGGCCACGCCGCCACGGGGGCGGCCCGGCTGTTCGGCGGGGTGGCCGCCGTCGCGGTCAGCAGCCCGGACGCGGGGTGGACCTGCGCGCTGGCGGCCGGCGCGGGCCACGTCACGCTCACACCCTGGGAGCAGCCCGGCGAGGAGGTGCCGATCGGCACCCGCCTGGTCACCGGTGACGCGGCACGGTGGCAGCTGCCGCCCGGCTGGCCCCCGGGGACCGCGACCGTCGCGACGGCCCGGCCCCGCGCCGACCGGCCGCCGCTGTACGTGTTCACCACCGCCTCCGACGACGACCACCACGTCCAGCTGCTGACGCAGCTGACCTCGGCGCTGGCCGCCGCGGCCGAGGCGCAGCGCGCGCAGTACCAGGACCACCAGATCGCCATCACGCTGCAGCGCAGCCTGCTGCCCCGGCGCCTGCCCACCGTGGAGGGCGTGCAGTTCGCGGTGCGGTACGAGCCCGCGAGCCAGGAAGCCGAGATCGGCGGTGACTTCTACGAGCTGGCGGCGCTCGGCGACACGCTGCTGATCGCCATCGGCGACGTCGTCGGGCACTCGCTGCACGCGGCGACGGTCATGGCCGAGATCCGCCACGCGCTGCGCGCCTACGCCGTCGAAGGGCACGGGCCCGGTGAGATCGTGCGGCGCGTCGACGACCTGATGGTCCGGCTGCTGCCCGGGGAGATGGCCACGCTGTGCGTGCTGCTGTTCGACCCGCGAACGGGCCGCGCCCGGCTGGCCAACGCCGGTCACCTGCCGCCGCTGCTCATCCAGGACGGCCAGGTGAGCGAGGTGTGGCAGCGCGCGCCGCTGCTCGGCATCGGCCACCCCCGGCCCGCCGACCTGGAGTTCACCGTCGCCGAGGGCGGCACCCTGCTGCTGTACACCGACGGCCTGGTGGAACGGCGTGACATCACGATCCGTGACGGCATCGCGGACCTCACCGCGATCGCCGGCGCCGTCGACGCGGACCTCGATCTCTACTGTGACCGGCTGCTCAAGCGCCTGACCAGCCCGCCCAATGCCGATGACGTCGCCGTTGTCGCCGTACGGAGGCTGTGA
- a CDS encoding tetratricopeptide repeat protein: protein MPTAGDVAPQLLGRLCGDLRQLREQAGGPSLRQLAAEVGLGKSQLGAILAGRIGRLPDWRVIRALVAGCLAHAREHGRAALVSREFGVEEFWRRRHTVVEHLLGEAALSAPAERAPAGAARAGADAPHPGERVTPRGLPPRVRGFVGRDAELATLTAAAGPVVITGPAGVGKTSLAVAWAHDATPRFPDGQLYIDLRGFEPSGAVMTPDEAVRGFLAALGVPPDRVPAQPDARVALYRSLLADRAVLVLLDNARDADQVRPLLPAGPRCLAVVTSRSRLAGLVVAHGAQVLNLCLLSAEEAVELLAVRIGQPRLRAEPGAAAQLAGACARLPLALSIVACRAALQPTLPLRELAAELCEGSGELDALRTGDGSTDLRAVFSWSFRALDAGAARLLRLLGLTASGDIGVRAITCLAGTAGRTAGRVLAELVDAGLLSEHRPGRYLLHDLVRAYAAELSRELDPGEQRQARHRLLDHYLHTAHRAAGLMHPPFCDITPAPPVPGAAAADLADDAAAAAWFDAEHPVLLAEVRRAADDGFGRHAWQLAWALSGYLDRRAHWAEWHETQELVLLAASHDGDLAGQAHAHRDLARACSRLGRHDESYGHLKQALDAFTDLGDMDGLAQTLLNLGQSLERSSRHREALEQSRRALELFTASGNTAGQAYTLNAVGWQLGLLGEYREAVSHCKRALDRLRRVGDSQGVTDTLDSLGYAHHHLGEFTTAVTYYGRALAMFREAGDRFGAASTLQNLADSHAALGDGAAARDALQEAWTILDRVGHDHAQLVRARLDGAA from the coding sequence ATGCCGACCGCCGGTGACGTCGCGCCACAGCTGCTCGGCCGCCTCTGCGGCGATCTGCGGCAACTGCGCGAGCAGGCGGGCGGGCCGAGCCTGCGGCAGCTCGCGGCCGAGGTCGGCCTGGGCAAGAGCCAGCTCGGCGCGATCCTCGCCGGGCGGATCGGCCGCCTGCCGGACTGGCGGGTGATCCGGGCGCTGGTGGCGGGCTGTCTCGCGCACGCGCGCGAACACGGCCGGGCGGCACTGGTGTCGCGCGAGTTCGGCGTCGAGGAGTTCTGGCGGCGGCGGCACACCGTGGTCGAGCACCTGCTCGGCGAGGCGGCCCTGAGCGCGCCCGCCGAGCGGGCCCCCGCCGGGGCAGCGCGGGCCGGTGCGGACGCGCCGCATCCAGGCGAGCGCGTCACGCCCCGCGGCCTGCCGCCCCGCGTACGCGGCTTCGTGGGGCGCGACGCGGAACTGGCGACCCTCACCGCGGCCGCGGGGCCGGTGGTGATCACCGGCCCGGCCGGTGTCGGCAAGACCTCGCTCGCCGTGGCCTGGGCGCACGACGCCACGCCGCGCTTCCCCGACGGCCAGCTCTACATCGACCTGCGCGGCTTCGAGCCGTCGGGCGCGGTGATGACCCCCGACGAGGCGGTACGCGGCTTCCTGGCGGCGCTCGGGGTGCCGCCGGACCGGGTGCCCGCGCAGCCCGACGCCCGGGTCGCGCTGTACCGCAGCCTGCTCGCCGACCGCGCCGTGCTGGTGCTGCTGGACAACGCCCGCGACGCCGACCAGGTACGTCCGCTGCTGCCCGCCGGGCCGCGCTGCCTGGCCGTGGTCACCAGCCGCAGCCGGCTCGCCGGCCTGGTGGTGGCACACGGCGCGCAGGTGCTGAACCTCTGCCTGCTCAGCGCCGAGGAGGCCGTGGAGCTGCTGGCCGTGCGTATCGGGCAGCCGCGCCTGCGCGCCGAGCCCGGTGCCGCCGCTCAGCTCGCGGGTGCGTGCGCGCGGCTGCCCCTGGCGCTGAGCATCGTCGCCTGCCGGGCGGCGCTGCAGCCCACGCTGCCACTCCGCGAGCTGGCCGCCGAGCTGTGCGAAGGCTCCGGCGAGCTGGACGCCCTGCGCACCGGCGACGGGTCCACCGACCTGCGCGCCGTGTTCTCGTGGTCGTTCCGGGCACTGGACGCGGGCGCCGCCCGGCTGCTGCGCCTGCTCGGGCTCACCGCGAGCGGCGACATCGGCGTACGCGCGATCACCTGCCTCGCCGGCACCGCAGGCCGGACCGCCGGCCGGGTCCTCGCCGAGCTGGTCGACGCGGGCCTGCTGAGCGAACACCGCCCCGGCCGGTACCTGCTGCACGACCTGGTCCGGGCCTACGCCGCCGAGCTGTCGCGGGAGCTGGACCCCGGCGAGCAGCGACAGGCCCGGCACCGGCTGCTCGACCACTACCTGCACACCGCGCACCGGGCTGCCGGGCTGATGCACCCTCCGTTCTGCGACATCACGCCCGCGCCGCCGGTGCCGGGCGCGGCGGCCGCCGACCTCGCCGACGACGCGGCCGCGGCCGCCTGGTTCGACGCCGAGCATCCGGTGCTGCTCGCCGAGGTCCGCCGGGCCGCCGACGACGGCTTCGGGCGGCACGCGTGGCAGCTCGCCTGGGCACTGTCCGGCTACCTCGACCGGCGGGCGCACTGGGCGGAATGGCACGAGACGCAGGAGCTGGTGCTGCTGGCGGCGTCACACGACGGCGACCTGGCGGGGCAGGCGCACGCCCACCGGGACCTGGCCCGCGCCTGCTCCCGGCTGGGCCGCCACGACGAGTCGTACGGCCATCTCAAGCAGGCGCTCGACGCCTTCACCGACCTCGGTGACATGGACGGGCTGGCGCAGACGCTGCTGAACCTGGGCCAGTCGCTGGAGCGCTCGTCGCGCCACCGCGAGGCGCTGGAGCAGTCACGGCGGGCACTGGAGCTGTTCACGGCCTCGGGCAACACGGCCGGGCAGGCGTACACGCTCAACGCCGTGGGCTGGCAGCTCGGGCTGCTCGGCGAATACCGCGAGGCGGTGTCGCACTGCAAGCGGGCGCTGGACCGGCTGCGGCGCGTCGGCGACTCGCAGGGGGTCACCGACACCCTGGACAGCCTCGGCTACGCCCACCACCACCTCGGCGAGTTCACTACGGCGGTGACGTACTACGGGCGCGCCCTGGCGATGTTCCGAGAGGCGGGCGACCGGTTCGGGGCGGCGAGCACGCTGCAGAACCTCGCCGACAGCCACGCCGCGCTCGGCGACGGCGCCGCGGCACGGGACGCGCTGCAGGAGGCGTGGACCATCCTGGACCGGGTCGGCCACGACCACGCACAGCTGGTGCGCGCACGGCTGGACGGCGCCGCCTGA
- a CDS encoding phosphatase PAP2 family protein — protein sequence MTGSVLLGLGVVVLLVCAAYAVVCAVRPAARVLSGATWFRAGDRHGRAAVSWVTAKVAAELVLLVIGAALVFTLASVFVEVLDAVVDDDDLTVIDRPVVDWLAGHRTPGLNRVVIAVTDLGSAVALAVASVAGVAYVAWRLRSWYPIALGVLTLGLVQLLVLGIKVTIGRERPNPPGQVVPETGFSFPSGHSTSSLVGFALLAWLVCMLTGNRTVWATAWLTAAAGAVLVGLSRVYLGVHYPSDVLGGWMLGLTWLAVVAVAVWVWRARSASRNGDHQT from the coding sequence ATGACCGGAAGTGTGCTGCTGGGGCTGGGCGTCGTCGTGCTGCTCGTGTGCGCGGCGTACGCGGTGGTGTGCGCGGTGCGCCCGGCCGCCCGGGTGCTGTCGGGAGCGACCTGGTTCCGCGCCGGGGACCGGCACGGCCGGGCCGCGGTGTCGTGGGTGACCGCGAAGGTGGCGGCCGAGCTGGTGTTGCTCGTGATCGGCGCCGCGCTGGTGTTCACGCTGGCGTCGGTGTTCGTCGAGGTGCTCGACGCGGTCGTGGACGACGACGACCTCACGGTGATCGACCGGCCGGTGGTGGACTGGCTGGCCGGGCACCGCACCCCCGGACTGAACCGCGTCGTGATCGCGGTGACCGATCTCGGCAGCGCCGTCGCGCTGGCGGTCGCGTCCGTCGCCGGGGTCGCCTACGTCGCCTGGCGGCTGCGCTCCTGGTATCCGATCGCGCTCGGGGTGCTCACGCTGGGCCTGGTGCAGCTGCTGGTGCTCGGCATCAAGGTGACGATCGGCCGGGAGCGGCCGAACCCGCCGGGCCAGGTGGTGCCGGAGACCGGCTTCTCGTTCCCGTCCGGGCACAGCACCAGCTCACTGGTCGGCTTCGCGCTGCTGGCGTGGCTGGTCTGCATGCTGACCGGCAACCGCACGGTATGGGCGACCGCCTGGCTGACCGCGGCGGCGGGTGCGGTGCTGGTCGGCCTGTCGCGGGTCTACCTTGGCGTGCACTACCCCAGCGACGTGCTGGGCGGGTGGATGCTCGGGCTGACCTGGCTGGCGGTGGTCGCGGTCGCCGTATGGGTCTGGCGGGCGCGGTCGGCCTCCCGCAACGGCGACCACCAGACGTGA
- a CDS encoding RICIN domain-containing protein: protein MNMRRRLTTLVAAVVVAATAGTALAGSAHAAPASQDVQPLGVGVFQQIRNEFSNKCVIPKGNSLNPNAPIVQRTCENRTQHRWALFSTGNGYYWIVNQGSGLCLDLAANSEDEVTYGTRAQQFTCDMAYTSEQWTPISYFGTGIYLFQNRVKNLCLDVLGRSGSNDAPLQVIECKLYETAQQFYYY from the coding sequence ATGAACATGCGGCGCAGGCTGACGACGCTGGTCGCGGCGGTGGTCGTCGCGGCCACCGCGGGCACGGCCCTGGCGGGATCGGCCCATGCGGCCCCGGCGTCACAGGACGTGCAGCCCCTGGGCGTCGGGGTGTTCCAGCAGATCCGCAACGAGTTCTCGAACAAGTGCGTCATCCCGAAGGGGAACTCGCTCAACCCGAACGCGCCGATCGTGCAGCGCACCTGCGAGAACCGGACACAGCACCGCTGGGCGCTGTTCTCCACCGGCAACGGCTACTACTGGATCGTCAACCAGGGCAGCGGCCTCTGCCTCGACCTCGCCGCCAACAGCGAGGACGAGGTGACCTACGGCACCCGGGCGCAGCAGTTCACCTGCGACATGGCGTACACGAGCGAGCAGTGGACCCCGATCTCGTACTTCGGCACGGGCATCTACCTGTTCCAGAACCGGGTCAAGAACCTGTGCCTGGACGTGCTGGGCCGCTCGGGCAGCAATGACGCCCCGCTGCAGGTCATCGAGTGCAAGCTCTACGAGACCGCGCAGCAGTTCTACTACTACTGA
- a CDS encoding sensor histidine kinase — protein sequence MSGTVLLHLVLRREQDVFAVRQRGREAAAALGLEHQDQIRLATALSDVGRQLLAANDAVDVTFSLGGQPTHLCFRLCVAGPVDPAALRPAGRLVDVLEVTESGQETAVMLSRRLPQQGLPDADRVEQVQRALTASAVASPLDELASQNEHLLAGLEEARQQRDRLKTLNDELEETNRGVMALYLQLSSELEETNRGVVALYAELDEKSEQLRQASEAKSRFLANVSHELRAPVTSIIGLVRLLSDSASDPLTPAQGEQIELMRGSAADLLSLVNDLLDLAKAESGHLEPAWATVDLSPLFKQLRGTLKAILVSPDVELVVEAPEDGACLESDEVLLSQVLRNLLHNAVKFTEQGTVTMRAERDGEQWRITVADTGIGIPAADHERIFEEFVQLPRRQKVRGTGLGLPYARRLVGILGGTMSLDSEPGRGSTFTVTLPVSRQP from the coding sequence ATGAGCGGCACCGTGCTGCTGCACCTGGTGCTCCGCCGCGAGCAGGACGTCTTCGCCGTGCGGCAGCGTGGGCGCGAGGCCGCGGCGGCGCTGGGCCTGGAGCACCAGGACCAGATCCGGCTGGCCACCGCGCTCAGCGACGTGGGCCGCCAGCTGCTGGCCGCCAACGATGCGGTGGACGTGACGTTCTCGCTCGGCGGGCAGCCCACCCACCTGTGCTTCCGGCTCTGTGTGGCCGGCCCGGTCGATCCGGCCGCGCTGCGGCCCGCCGGCAGGCTGGTCGATGTTTTAGAAGTCACCGAGAGCGGGCAGGAGACAGCAGTCATGCTGTCACGTCGACTTCCCCAGCAGGGCCTGCCCGACGCCGACCGCGTCGAGCAGGTGCAGCGTGCGCTCACGGCATCGGCGGTGGCCAGCCCGCTCGACGAGCTCGCCTCGCAGAACGAGCACCTGCTGGCCGGCCTGGAGGAGGCCCGGCAGCAGCGCGACCGGCTCAAGACGCTCAACGACGAGCTGGAGGAGACCAACCGCGGCGTGATGGCGCTGTACCTGCAGCTCAGCTCCGAGCTGGAGGAGACCAACCGCGGCGTGGTGGCCCTCTACGCCGAGCTGGACGAGAAGTCCGAGCAGCTGCGCCAGGCCAGTGAGGCCAAGTCGCGCTTCCTGGCCAACGTCAGCCACGAGCTGCGCGCCCCCGTCACCTCGATCATCGGGCTGGTCCGGCTGCTGTCGGACTCCGCCTCCGACCCGCTCACCCCGGCGCAGGGCGAGCAGATCGAGCTGATGCGCGGTTCGGCCGCCGACCTGCTGTCGCTGGTCAACGACCTGCTGGACCTGGCCAAGGCGGAGTCCGGCCACCTGGAGCCCGCCTGGGCCACCGTCGACCTCAGCCCGCTGTTCAAGCAGCTGCGCGGCACCCTGAAGGCCATCCTGGTCAGCCCCGACGTCGAGCTCGTCGTGGAGGCGCCGGAGGACGGCGCGTGCCTGGAGTCCGACGAGGTGCTGCTCTCCCAGGTGCTGCGCAACCTGCTGCACAACGCGGTCAAGTTCACCGAGCAGGGCACGGTGACCATGCGGGCCGAGCGCGACGGCGAGCAGTGGCGGATCACCGTGGCCGACACCGGCATCGGCATCCCGGCCGCCGACCACGAACGCATCTTCGAGGAGTTCGTGCAGCTCCCCCGCCGGCAGAAGGTCCGCGGCACCGGCCTGGGACTGCCGTACGCCCGCCGGCTGGTGGGCATCCTCGGCGGCACCATGAGCCTGGACAGCGAACCGGGCCGCGGGAGCACGTTCACCGTCACCCTGCCGGTCTCGAGGCAGCCGTGA
- a CDS encoding STAS domain-containing protein, translating to MERASTPQATHEVEVLPDAVRVSLAGEFDLMTEQDLTTWLVGAIEAHPGRPVEVDMDRVTFLDSSGIRVLLSAHGLAARHGGSFRLTRASGMVREVLDIVDVYAFLSGEGDGGEAGPLAV from the coding sequence ATGGAGCGAGCAAGCACCCCGCAGGCCACACACGAGGTGGAGGTTCTGCCAGACGCCGTCCGGGTCTCCCTGGCCGGTGAGTTCGACCTGATGACCGAGCAGGACCTCACGACCTGGCTGGTCGGCGCCATCGAGGCCCACCCCGGGCGGCCCGTCGAGGTCGACATGGACCGGGTGACGTTCCTGGACTCCAGCGGCATCCGGGTGCTGCTCAGCGCGCACGGTCTCGCCGCGCGCCACGGCGGCTCGTTCCGGCTCACCCGGGCTTCGGGCATGGTCCGGGAGGTGCTCGACATCGTCGACGTGTACGCCTTCCTGAGCGGTGAGGGCGACGGCGGCGAAGCCGGCCCACTGGCGGTTTGA